From a single Streptomyces liliifuscus genomic region:
- a CDS encoding BlaI/MecI/CopY family transcriptional regulator codes for MTRVWKWNRPVTVREVLEDLQQERSIAYTTVMTVLDNLHQKGWVRREAEGRAYRYEAVSTRAAYAAALMNEAWTQSDNPAAALVAFFGMMSPEQREALRDAVRMVQGPEETPAPQNPTAENPTAENPAVEKSAVENPAVENPVGENPAAAGGETGR; via the coding sequence ATGACGCGGGTGTGGAAGTGGAACCGCCCGGTGACCGTTCGGGAAGTCCTGGAAGACCTTCAGCAGGAGCGGTCCATCGCGTACACGACGGTGATGACCGTTTTGGACAATCTCCATCAGAAGGGCTGGGTACGTCGCGAAGCCGAAGGCCGCGCCTATCGATATGAGGCGGTCTCCACCCGGGCCGCCTACGCGGCGGCACTGATGAACGAAGCCTGGACCCAGAGCGACAACCCGGCCGCCGCTCTCGTCGCCTTCTTCGGCATGATGTCCCCGGAACAGCGCGAAGCACTGCGCGATGCCGTGCGTATGGTCCAAGGACCGGAGGAAACCCCCGCACCACAGAACCCGACGGCGGAGAACCCGACGGCCGAGAACCCGGCAGTCGAGAAGTCGGCTGTGGAGAACCCGGCTGTGGAGAACCCCGTCGGCGAGAACCCCGCCGCCGCTGGGGGCGAGACCGGGCGATAA
- a CDS encoding histone-like nucleoid-structuring protein Lsr2, with protein sequence MAQKVQVLLVDDLDGGEADETVTFALDGKTYEIDLTTANADKLRGLLEPYVKGGRRTGGRASGSRGKARAASGGSQDTAQIRAWAKENGYEVNDRGRVPASIREAYEKANG encoded by the coding sequence GTGGCACAGAAGGTTCAGGTCCTTCTTGTCGACGACCTCGACGGTGGCGAGGCGGACGAGACCGTGACGTTCGCGTTGGACGGCAAGACGTACGAGATCGATCTCACGACTGCCAATGCGGACAAGCTCCGTGGACTTCTCGAGCCGTACGTCAAGGGCGGTCGTCGTACCGGAGGCCGCGCCTCGGGGAGCCGTGGAAAGGCGCGCGCCGCTTCCGGTGGCAGCCAGGACACCGCTCAGATCCGTGCGTGGGCGAAGGAGAACGGCTACGAGGTCAATGACCGCGGTCGCGTTCCGGCGTCCATTCGTGAGGCTTACGAGAAGGCCAACGGCTGA
- a CDS encoding SCO3374 family protein, whose translation MVPTVPSPRRPLDTSHPSDSGHPSHASRAVRHWYENELGWPTVPGTPVALPTGLRFDVLDAPVEAGYAALRHLGPGSPVAVRADRMRILVAAGSADELPGLLDWLEWGALALDLRAIGEGGRIEAPLPPGTFTLGTSAPAAPAPGTSVLGTPRLAGTPVPVPAHTSADTAPDGSQGAAVWLRPPEPGCEVEPSLPTLSALGGGVGGAPDLVRLVDTMATECHRIRLRRSCAQPLAMS comes from the coding sequence ATGGTCCCCACGGTCCCTTCTCCCCGCCGGCCCCTCGACACGAGTCACCCGAGCGACTCGGGCCACCCGAGCCACGCGAGTCGCGCGGTCCGGCATTGGTACGAGAACGAACTGGGCTGGCCGACCGTGCCCGGCACTCCCGTGGCTCTGCCGACGGGGCTGCGTTTCGACGTACTGGACGCACCGGTGGAGGCGGGATACGCGGCGCTGCGGCATCTGGGGCCGGGCTCTCCGGTGGCCGTGCGGGCGGACCGGATGCGGATTCTGGTGGCGGCGGGCAGCGCGGACGAACTTCCGGGGCTGCTCGACTGGCTGGAGTGGGGGGCTCTCGCGCTGGATCTCAGGGCGATCGGCGAGGGCGGGCGCATCGAGGCACCGCTGCCGCCCGGCACCTTCACGCTCGGCACTTCGGCGCCCGCTGCTCCGGCGCCCGGCACTTCGGTGCTCGGTACACCGCGACTTGCGGGGACCCCCGTACCTGTCCCTGCGCATACGTCTGCGGATACCGCTCCGGACGGCTCGCAGGGGGCCGCCGTCTGGCTGCGACCCCCTGAGCCTGGCTGCGAGGTGGAGCCGTCGCTGCCGACGCTGTCGGCGCTCGGTGGGGGCGTTGGGGGCGCCCCCGATCTCGTACGACTCGTGGACACGATGGCGACGGAATGCCATCGCATCCGGCTGCGCCGTTCCTGTGCTCAGCCTTTGGCCATGTCGTAG
- a CDS encoding amino-acid N-acetyltransferase, with amino-acid sequence MPAEQPEAATKALTVRRARTSDVPAVRRLLDAYVRGGILLDKATVTLYEDIQEFWVAERDTGSTTEVVGCGALHVMWEDLAEVRTLAVDGSMKGAGVGHQLLGKLLDTARWLGVRRVFCLTFEVDFFAKHGFVEIGETPVDTDVYAELLRSYDEGVAEFLGLERVKPNTLGNSRMLLHL; translated from the coding sequence ATGCCAGCAGAGCAGCCCGAAGCCGCCACTAAAGCCCTCACCGTCCGCCGGGCCAGGACCAGCGATGTCCCGGCGGTTCGCCGCCTCCTCGACGCCTACGTCCGCGGTGGCATCCTGCTCGACAAAGCGACGGTGACGCTTTACGAGGACATCCAGGAGTTCTGGGTCGCGGAACGCGACACCGGTTCAACTACGGAGGTCGTGGGCTGCGGCGCTCTGCACGTCATGTGGGAAGACCTCGCGGAAGTCCGCACTCTCGCCGTGGACGGCTCGATGAAGGGAGCCGGCGTCGGACATCAGTTGCTGGGGAAGTTGCTGGACACCGCCCGCTGGCTCGGTGTTCGCCGCGTATTCTGCCTGACCTTCGAAGTCGACTTCTTCGCGAAGCACGGCTTCGTGGAGATCGGTGAGACACCTGTGGACACCGATGTCTACGCCGAGCTGTTGCGTTCCTATGACGAGGGCGTGGCCGAGTTCCTCGGTCTCGAACGAGTGAAACCGAACACCTTGGGCAACAGCCGGATGCTTCTGCATCTGTGA